Proteins encoded together in one Chitinophaga lutea window:
- a CDS encoding alpha/beta fold hydrolase, translating to MKRLLRLLLYICLGAALTGAAVYWYIARGQETEELNAETRKNAPGSFLQLAEGMVHYRLMGPDTGQLIIFVHGGGTTGMEVWKYTAPYFLERGYRILLYDLYGRGYSDRPRVTYNPALFRRQLEQLIDTLHINTPFDVVAMSMGGSIALDYANLHPGKVKRMALLAPAASGDLRPSKALEVPVLAPLLMTGYWYPRSVENQRKEFVDQSAFDKYAERLRYFMNFEGYKYITLSTWQHMLNQDQLFLLDKIRPDNILLIYGRQDPFFPDENVPRYQQHYPSLLVQTVDRAGHMPHYEQPALINPMVYRYLRNGRDSVAQ from the coding sequence ATGAAACGTTTGCTCAGGCTTCTTCTTTACATATGCCTCGGCGCTGCCCTCACCGGCGCGGCTGTTTACTGGTATATTGCCCGTGGGCAGGAAACCGAGGAGCTGAATGCCGAAACGCGGAAAAACGCCCCAGGCAGCTTTTTACAGCTGGCCGAAGGTATGGTGCACTACCGCCTGATGGGGCCGGACACGGGCCAGCTCATCATCTTCGTTCATGGCGGCGGCACCACCGGGATGGAAGTATGGAAGTACACCGCGCCCTATTTCCTCGAGAGAGGCTACCGCATCCTTCTTTACGACCTGTATGGCAGGGGTTATTCCGACCGGCCGCGCGTGACCTATAACCCGGCCCTCTTCCGCCGCCAGCTGGAGCAATTGATCGACACCCTGCACATTAACACCCCCTTCGATGTGGTGGCCATGTCTATGGGGGGCTCCATTGCACTGGATTATGCGAATCTCCACCCTGGTAAGGTAAAAAGAATGGCGTTGCTGGCGCCCGCCGCCAGCGGTGACCTGCGGCCCAGTAAAGCGCTCGAAGTGCCCGTGCTCGCGCCGCTGCTGATGACAGGCTACTGGTATCCCCGCTCGGTCGAGAACCAGCGCAAAGAATTCGTAGACCAGTCCGCCTTCGATAAGTATGCCGAACGGCTGCGTTATTTCATGAACTTTGAAGGTTACAAATATATCACCCTCTCCACCTGGCAGCATATGCTGAACCAGGACCAGTTATTTCTGCTGGACAAGATAAGGCCGGATAATATTCTCCTTATTTACGGCAGGCAGGATCCCTTTTTCCCGGACGAAAATGTGCCGCGCTACCAGCAGCATTACCCCAGCTTGCTGGTGCAGACGGTAGACCGGGCCGGCCATATGCCGCATTACGAGCAACCGGCCCTCATTAATCCGATGGTGTACCGGTACCTCCGGAACGGCCGGGACAGTGTGGCGCAGTAG
- the metK gene encoding methionine adenosyltransferase, with amino-acid sequence MPYLFTSESVSEGHPDKVADQISDALIDNFLAYDTTSKVACETLVTTGQVVLAGEVKSDAYLDVQDIAREVIRKIGYTKSEYMFEANSCGILSAIHEQSPDINQGVDRKNPEEQGAGDQGMMFGYATKETENYMPLALDLAHKLLIELAALRRENKEITYLRPDAKSQVTIEYSDDNQPIRIDTIVISTQHDDFAADQQMLDKIKQDMINILIPRVKASLKPELQALFTDKITYHINPTGKFVIGGPHGDTGLTGRKIIVDTYGGKGAHGGGAFSGKDPSKVDRSAAYATRHIAKNLVAAGVCDEVLVQVSYAIGVAKPCGVFVDTYGTAKVKLNDGEIARKVEAIFDLRPYAIEQRLKLRNPMYAETAAYGHMGRENKVITKVFNAGKKSEKKVEVELFTWEKLDYVEKVKQAFGL; translated from the coding sequence ATGCCGTATTTATTTACGTCCGAGTCCGTTTCAGAAGGACACCCCGACAAAGTTGCCGACCAGATTTCCGACGCGCTGATTGATAACTTCCTGGCATACGATACGACTTCGAAAGTTGCCTGCGAAACGCTGGTAACGACCGGCCAGGTAGTACTGGCAGGTGAGGTGAAATCAGATGCTTACCTTGATGTGCAGGACATTGCCCGCGAAGTAATCCGTAAAATCGGTTACACCAAGAGCGAATACATGTTTGAAGCGAATTCCTGCGGTATCCTCTCCGCCATCCACGAGCAATCGCCCGACATCAACCAGGGTGTTGACCGTAAGAACCCGGAAGAACAGGGTGCCGGCGACCAGGGGATGATGTTCGGTTACGCTACCAAAGAAACCGAGAACTACATGCCTTTGGCGCTCGACCTGGCGCACAAGCTGCTCATTGAGCTGGCCGCACTCCGCCGCGAGAACAAAGAGATCACTTACTTGCGCCCCGACGCGAAATCTCAGGTAACCATCGAATATTCTGACGACAACCAGCCGATCCGCATCGATACCATCGTTATTTCCACCCAGCACGATGATTTCGCAGCCGACCAGCAGATGCTCGACAAAATCAAACAGGACATGATCAACATCCTGATCCCCCGCGTGAAAGCTTCCCTGAAGCCCGAACTGCAGGCCCTGTTCACCGATAAAATCACTTACCACATCAACCCCACCGGCAAATTCGTGATCGGTGGCCCGCACGGCGACACCGGCCTCACCGGCCGCAAGATCATCGTAGATACCTACGGTGGTAAAGGCGCTCACGGCGGTGGTGCATTTTCCGGTAAAGATCCTTCCAAAGTAGACCGCTCTGCGGCATACGCTACCCGGCACATTGCCAAAAACCTGGTAGCTGCCGGTGTTTGCGATGAAGTGCTGGTACAGGTATCTTACGCCATCGGCGTTGCGAAACCCTGCGGCGTGTTCGTGGATACCTACGGTACTGCCAAGGTGAAACTGAACGACGGTGAGATCGCACGCAAAGTGGAAGCGATTTTCGACCTCCGCCCGTACGCCATCGAACAGCGCCTGAAACTGCGCAACCCGATGTATGCTGAAACGGCCGCTTACGGTCACATGGGCCGCGAAAACAAGGTGATCACCAAAGTATTCAACGCGGGTAAAAAATCAGAGAAGAAAGTGGAAGTGGAACTGTTTACCTGGGAGAAACTCGACTACGTAGAAAAAGTGAAACAGGCTTTCGGTCTGTAA
- a CDS encoding DUF4270 family protein has protein sequence MKINFRNLGYFAAAVFTGLYAFTGCNEATILGKDLIPGPDKVNVKDTTINSLITHNIAKADSGLRTGADIYSKALGSITNDPIFGKSSGLVYLQVGLPEEKFTFAGTGHILDSVVLYVGTDTTWFGENKLMNLKVYQMNEPNFKIDSYYTYTRPLSYDQTKMIGNFSTYPVYPKDSMDIYGERKPPVLRIPLSNAFGNTLLQQRADAAFLNDSAFKVFLNGLAIVPDTTISTTMLYPILNNGQTRLTVYYKNSENDSLKAEFPFKASSSAHGNYFVRNWYHNNAEISKYLNTNKPEGDSLIFLQEAPGTYTNVQLPGLENFPKAVINTAELIITEVSSGLQGKDDLFGEPTQLMLYRYVTHDSLGFIADYGNPQRPDLAHFGGNRTVISDVGGIKVVQYKINIARHLQFIVDKKLENSVLKLEPLSNRYNIDMRRVKAGGGNAVPPANLKLRIIYTQL, from the coding sequence GTGAAGATCAATTTCAGGAACCTGGGTTATTTCGCAGCAGCCGTTTTTACGGGATTATATGCTTTTACGGGTTGTAACGAGGCCACCATTTTGGGGAAGGACCTTATTCCCGGCCCGGACAAAGTGAATGTTAAGGATACCACCATCAACAGCCTGATCACCCACAACATTGCCAAAGCGGATTCGGGCCTTCGTACCGGCGCCGATATCTATTCCAAAGCGCTGGGCAGCATCACCAACGACCCCATTTTCGGTAAATCATCCGGCCTTGTGTACCTGCAGGTGGGCCTTCCCGAAGAAAAGTTCACGTTCGCCGGCACCGGCCACATCCTCGATTCCGTGGTGCTTTACGTGGGTACCGATACCACCTGGTTCGGCGAGAACAAGCTGATGAACCTGAAGGTGTACCAGATGAACGAGCCCAACTTCAAAATCGACTCTTATTATACTTATACTAGACCGCTTTCTTACGATCAGACCAAGATGATCGGGAATTTTTCCACCTACCCGGTGTACCCGAAAGATTCGATGGATATTTACGGGGAGCGGAAACCGCCGGTGCTGCGCATTCCGCTCAGCAACGCGTTCGGTAATACCCTGCTGCAACAGCGGGCGGATGCGGCTTTCCTGAACGACTCCGCGTTCAAGGTATTTCTCAACGGCCTGGCCATCGTGCCAGATACAACGATCAGCACCACCATGCTGTATCCCATCCTCAACAATGGCCAGACCCGCCTGACGGTTTATTACAAGAACAGCGAAAACGACTCCCTGAAGGCGGAATTCCCCTTCAAGGCGTCCAGCAGCGCGCACGGCAACTACTTCGTGCGGAACTGGTACCACAACAACGCCGAGATTTCCAAATACCTCAATACCAACAAACCCGAAGGCGACAGCCTCATCTTCCTGCAGGAAGCCCCCGGTACTTACACCAATGTACAGCTGCCGGGCCTGGAGAACTTCCCCAAAGCCGTGATCAATACGGCTGAGCTGATCATTACGGAAGTATCGAGCGGGTTGCAGGGGAAAGACGATCTGTTCGGAGAACCGACCCAGCTGATGCTGTACCGGTATGTGACGCACGACAGTCTTGGTTTCATTGCCGACTACGGTAACCCGCAAAGGCCCGACCTGGCTCACTTCGGTGGTAATAGAACCGTCATTTCTGACGTAGGCGGCATAAAAGTTGTTCAATATAAGATTAATATTGCACGGCATTTACAGTTCATCGTGGATAAGAAGCTGGAGAATTCGGTGCTGAAACTGGAGCCGCTCTCTAACAGGTACAACATAGACATGCGGAGAGTTAAAGCGGGTGGAGGCAATGCAGTGCCGCCGGCCAACCTGAAATTAAGAATCATTTACACTCAACTATAA
- a CDS encoding glycogen/starch synthase yields MSTKKRILFIAQEMSPYLELSDYAAMVNKMAIKSNEAGLEVRVIMPRFGNINERRHRLHEVVRLSGINIVIDGDDYPLIIKVASLPNARLQVYFLDNEDYFKRKAVFADDDGKFYEDNAAREIFFCKGALETVKKFGWPPDIIHCSGWMTSLIPVYLKTAYKKEPVFAHSKTVFSLEPNSFKEKLGASFLKKAIISNQIKEKDLELYKEGTNTALNRGAAKYADAVVLGSDKVDKKLVEELKAEKGKVIIPYKKDNDDLADYLQLYHQLLGAK; encoded by the coding sequence ATGTCCACAAAGAAAAGAATTCTTTTTATTGCCCAAGAGATGTCGCCGTACCTGGAGTTGAGTGATTATGCGGCAATGGTGAATAAAATGGCGATCAAATCTAACGAGGCCGGTCTTGAAGTAAGGGTTATCATGCCGAGGTTTGGCAATATCAATGAAAGAAGGCACCGCCTTCATGAAGTGGTCCGCCTTTCGGGTATCAATATTGTGATTGACGGGGACGATTACCCGCTGATCATCAAAGTGGCATCGCTGCCGAATGCAAGGCTGCAGGTTTATTTCCTGGACAATGAAGATTATTTCAAGCGCAAGGCCGTGTTTGCGGACGACGACGGCAAGTTTTACGAGGATAATGCAGCCCGTGAGATATTTTTCTGCAAAGGTGCGCTGGAGACCGTCAAGAAATTCGGCTGGCCTCCGGACATTATTCATTGCAGCGGCTGGATGACTTCCCTCATCCCCGTATACCTCAAAACGGCTTATAAGAAAGAACCCGTTTTCGCCCATTCAAAAACGGTATTTTCACTGGAACCCAATTCTTTCAAAGAGAAACTGGGCGCCTCCTTCCTGAAAAAAGCCATTATCAGCAACCAGATTAAGGAAAAAGACCTGGAATTATATAAAGAAGGCACCAACACCGCCCTTAACAGGGGCGCTGCCAAATACGCCGATGCGGTGGTACTGGGCAGCGACAAGGTAGACAAAAAGCTGGTGGAAGAACTGAAAGCCGAGAAAGGCAAGGTGATCATTCCTTATAAAAAGGATAACGACGACCTGGCCGATTACCTTCAACTGTATCACCAGTTACTCGGCGCCAAATAA
- the panC gene encoding pantoate--beta-alanine ligase, translating to MYLFKQRVALQDHLEQVKKAGKRVGFVPTMGALHEGHISLIETARAAADVVVCSIFVNPTQFNDPKDFEKYPITINDDIIKLTAAGTDILFLPSVSEMYPEGVNGQHPHYDFGYVETVLEGAHRPNHFQGVGIIVHKLLDIVQPDSLFMGQKDFQQCMIIKRLLEITGIPTALHICPTLRETGGLAMSSRNMRLSPEQRQTAIQISRTLTEIKEKARLLPFPALKENARNQLQNAGFQVDYVEIADAGNLKLLETAIPGQMVALTAAKLGEIRLIDNMLI from the coding sequence ATGTATCTATTCAAACAGCGTGTGGCGCTTCAGGACCACCTGGAGCAGGTAAAAAAGGCAGGGAAACGGGTTGGATTTGTACCCACGATGGGCGCCCTTCATGAAGGGCATATTTCACTGATAGAGACTGCCAGAGCGGCGGCGGATGTGGTGGTATGCAGCATTTTTGTCAACCCTACCCAGTTCAACGACCCGAAAGACTTCGAAAAGTATCCCATTACAATAAACGATGATATCATCAAACTGACGGCCGCCGGTACGGATATTCTTTTTTTACCCTCCGTGTCGGAAATGTACCCCGAAGGGGTGAACGGGCAACATCCTCATTACGACTTCGGGTATGTGGAAACGGTGCTCGAAGGCGCCCACCGCCCGAACCACTTTCAGGGTGTAGGCATCATCGTCCACAAACTGCTCGATATTGTACAGCCGGACTCCCTGTTTATGGGACAAAAGGATTTTCAGCAATGCATGATTATCAAGCGCCTCCTCGAAATCACCGGCATCCCTACCGCCCTGCACATCTGCCCCACCCTCCGGGAAACCGGCGGACTGGCCATGAGCAGCCGGAACATGCGCCTCAGCCCGGAACAAAGGCAAACCGCCATACAGATCAGCCGCACCCTCACGGAAATCAAAGAAAAGGCCCGGCTATTACCCTTCCCCGCGTTGAAGGAGAACGCCCGCAACCAACTCCAAAACGCTGGTTTCCAGGTGGATTATGTGGAAATAGCCGATGCAGGCAACCTGAAATTGCTTGAAACAGCCATTCCCGGGCAGATGGTGGCGCTGACCGCCGCCAAACTGGGGGAAATACGGCTGATCGACAATATGCTGATCTGA
- the panD gene encoding aspartate 1-decarboxylase: MLIEVLKSKIHRAVITEANLNYVGSITIDEDLMDAANLITNEKVQVVNVNNGERLETYVIKGKRGSGVICMNGPAARLVAVGDVVIIISYATMDFEEAKKFTPIAIFPKEGNKL, translated from the coding sequence ATGCTGATCGAAGTACTCAAATCCAAGATTCACAGAGCGGTTATTACGGAAGCCAATCTGAATTACGTAGGGAGCATCACCATCGATGAGGACCTGATGGACGCCGCCAACCTCATCACAAACGAAAAAGTGCAGGTGGTGAACGTAAACAACGGCGAACGTCTTGAAACCTACGTAATCAAAGGCAAGCGCGGCTCCGGCGTCATCTGCATGAACGGTCCCGCTGCCCGCCTCGTGGCAGTCGGCGATGTGGTGATTATCATCTCCTACGCCACCATGGATTTCGAAGAAGCTAAAAAATTCACGCCCATCGCCATCTTCCCGAAGGAAGGCAATAAATTGTAA
- a CDS encoding lysylphosphatidylglycerol synthase transmembrane domain-containing protein, with the protein MPKALKNVLKFLAFLSIGLLMIWLALKDMTPKDYADVKDAFLSGNYWLVVPAFIIGIGSHLSRALRWRILIDTQHYKPGVLNTFFAVMVGYLVNMGVPRLGEIARCGVLANYEKIPADKLIGTMIAERALDLVCLAIVFLLCFLLQLDIVSAYLSAEVWPALEQKIANANVTQLLVLLGIVLVVIGVVIYLLKRFAASKAAIKLRALLRGVMDGFLSIGKMDGRKLGWFLFHTLMIWAQYLAMLYVGFLCLPATQELGLTAALTVLALGSVAMIVSPGGIGVYPFLVQKTLLLYNVAGPIGMAFGWIIWGAQTVLICILGLVSFIWLPIHNKKSAGKS; encoded by the coding sequence ATGCCCAAAGCGCTTAAAAACGTTCTCAAATTCCTGGCCTTTTTAAGCATCGGCTTGCTCATGATATGGCTGGCCCTGAAGGACATGACGCCGAAGGACTATGCGGACGTGAAGGACGCCTTCCTGAGCGGTAACTACTGGCTGGTGGTCCCTGCCTTCATCATCGGCATCGGCAGCCATCTTTCCCGCGCCCTGCGCTGGCGGATCCTTATCGACACCCAGCACTACAAACCAGGCGTGCTCAATACTTTTTTTGCCGTCATGGTGGGTTATCTCGTGAATATGGGGGTGCCCAGGCTGGGAGAAATCGCCCGGTGCGGGGTACTGGCCAATTACGAAAAAATCCCGGCCGACAAACTCATCGGCACCATGATCGCCGAACGGGCGCTGGACCTGGTGTGCCTGGCCATTGTATTCCTGCTGTGTTTTTTGCTCCAGCTCGACATCGTGTCCGCCTACCTCTCCGCCGAAGTATGGCCCGCCCTCGAACAGAAGATCGCCAATGCCAACGTCACCCAGCTGCTGGTGCTGCTGGGCATCGTACTGGTCGTTATCGGTGTGGTCATCTACCTGCTGAAGCGTTTCGCCGCCTCCAAAGCCGCTATCAAACTCCGGGCGCTGCTGCGCGGCGTGATGGACGGTTTTTTGTCGATCGGGAAAATGGACGGCAGAAAACTCGGCTGGTTCCTGTTCCATACCCTGATGATCTGGGCGCAATACCTGGCCATGCTGTACGTCGGTTTTCTTTGCCTGCCCGCTACGCAGGAGCTCGGCCTCACCGCCGCGCTGACCGTACTGGCGCTGGGCAGTGTAGCCATGATCGTTAGCCCCGGCGGCATCGGCGTATACCCCTTCCTCGTACAGAAAACCCTTCTGCTGTACAATGTTGCCGGCCCCATCGGCATGGCGTTCGGCTGGATCATATGGGGCGCGCAGACCGTGCTGATCTGCATCCTGGGCCTCGTTTCCTTTATCTGGCTGCCCATTCACAACAAGAAATCGGCCGGAAAGTCGTAA
- the ppk1 gene encoding polyphosphate kinase 1, with protein MKKTEKTDKTGTTTFKKRKTIVRDISWLSFNARVLQEAADTTVPLLERIRFLGIFSNNLDEFFRVRVATLKRMGVVGRSAKMHLEENPDQILDEIQRTVISQQQEFNRIWKEIEEELKKEKISLHTDKQLNRDQQKFVTNYFNEEVRTNIIPLMIEGIPQMPFLRDKSIYLAVLLAREDNSIRQKFALIEIPTTVLPRFLILPSKEGEHSIILLEDVIRFNLPHIFSFFGYDKFSSWIIKVTRDAELDIDNDIATSLIHQIEKGIKARRKGKPVRFIYDQQIDPIILEYLMRRLGLSKKDNLIPGGRIHNFKDFMDFPEKVFTRERTRRKTFIHPLFQNAPSVMQVIAMQDVMLHFPYHSFDTIIDLLREAAMDPNVTTIKITAYRLARNSRIINALINAVRNGKQVVVVLELRARFDEEANLQWKERLEEEGVKVLYGIPGMKVHAKLCVIKKRIGAKTVQCGFVSTGNLNEKTARVYGDHCLLTANRGIMADINRIFAYLEKQSHDEKLLMACKTLIVSPFNMRRFFLRMLDREIRNARRKKPAGVIIKMNSLSDDELIAKLYDAAKAGVEVRMVIRGICCAYTENKKWKKNIEAVSIVDEYLEHARVFIFHNNGHEKTFIASSDWMVRNLDHRVETAVPIENKVIQQELSEILNIQLNSNVKVRILDNEQQNAYKHNSGKKIRAQVEIFKYLHEKTYL; from the coding sequence GTGAAAAAGACAGAGAAAACAGACAAAACAGGCACTACTACATTCAAGAAAAGGAAAACGATCGTCCGCGATATCAGCTGGCTCTCATTCAACGCCCGTGTATTACAGGAAGCCGCCGACACCACGGTGCCCCTCCTGGAACGCATCCGTTTCCTCGGTATTTTTTCCAATAACCTCGACGAGTTTTTCCGCGTGCGCGTGGCTACCCTCAAGCGCATGGGCGTGGTGGGCCGCAGCGCCAAGATGCACCTCGAAGAAAATCCCGACCAGATACTGGACGAGATCCAGCGCACCGTGATCAGCCAGCAGCAGGAATTTAACCGCATCTGGAAAGAGATCGAGGAAGAACTGAAAAAGGAAAAGATCAGCCTCCATACCGATAAGCAGCTGAACCGCGACCAGCAGAAGTTCGTGACCAATTATTTCAACGAGGAGGTGCGCACCAACATCATCCCCCTCATGATCGAAGGCATTCCGCAAATGCCTTTCCTGCGGGATAAGTCCATCTACCTGGCCGTGCTGCTGGCGAGGGAAGACAATTCCATCCGCCAGAAATTCGCGCTGATCGAAATCCCCACCACCGTGCTGCCGCGTTTCCTCATCCTGCCGTCCAAAGAAGGCGAGCACAGCATCATTCTGCTGGAGGACGTGATCCGCTTCAACCTGCCGCATATCTTTTCATTCTTCGGGTACGACAAGTTCTCGTCCTGGATCATCAAGGTGACCCGCGACGCCGAACTGGATATCGATAACGACATTGCCACCAGCCTCATCCACCAGATCGAAAAAGGCATCAAGGCCCGGCGGAAAGGCAAACCCGTAAGATTTATCTACGACCAGCAGATCGACCCCATCATTCTCGAATACCTGATGCGCCGCCTCGGTTTGTCTAAAAAAGATAACCTGATACCCGGCGGGCGGATCCATAATTTCAAGGACTTTATGGACTTCCCCGAAAAGGTGTTCACCCGCGAACGCACGCGCCGCAAAACCTTCATCCACCCCCTGTTCCAGAATGCCCCCAGCGTGATGCAGGTGATCGCCATGCAGGATGTGATGCTGCACTTCCCCTATCATTCCTTCGATACCATCATCGACCTCCTGCGCGAGGCCGCGATGGACCCGAACGTGACCACCATCAAAATCACCGCCTACCGCCTCGCCCGCAACAGCCGCATCATCAACGCCCTCATCAACGCCGTGCGCAACGGCAAACAGGTGGTGGTAGTGCTGGAGCTGCGCGCCCGCTTCGACGAAGAGGCTAACCTGCAGTGGAAAGAGCGGCTGGAAGAAGAAGGCGTGAAAGTGCTGTACGGCATCCCCGGTATGAAGGTGCACGCCAAACTCTGCGTGATCAAAAAACGTATCGGTGCCAAAACCGTGCAGTGCGGTTTTGTGAGCACCGGCAACCTCAACGAAAAAACCGCGCGGGTATATGGCGACCATTGCCTGCTGACGGCCAACCGCGGCATCATGGCCGATATCAACCGTATTTTCGCCTACCTCGAAAAACAGAGCCACGACGAAAAGCTGCTGATGGCCTGCAAAACACTCATTGTGAGCCCCTTCAACATGCGCCGGTTTTTCCTCCGCATGCTCGACCGCGAGATCCGCAACGCGCGCCGCAAAAAGCCCGCGGGCGTGATCATAAAAATGAACTCTTTGTCGGACGACGAGCTCATCGCCAAACTGTACGACGCCGCCAAAGCCGGCGTGGAAGTCAGGATGGTGATCCGCGGTATCTGCTGCGCCTATACGGAAAATAAAAAGTGGAAAAAAAATATCGAGGCCGTGAGCATCGTGGACGAGTATCTCGAACATGCCCGGGTATTCATTTTCCATAACAACGGCCATGAGAAGACCTTCATCGCCTCGTCCGACTGGATGGTGCGCAACCTCGACCACCGCGTGGAAACCGCAGTGCCCATCGAAAACAAAGTCATTCAGCAGGAACTGAGCGAGATCCTCAACATCCAGCTCAACAGCAACGTGAAGGTACGCATCCTCGACAACGAACAGCAGAACGCCTACAAACATAACAGCGGCAAGAAGATCCGCGCACAGGTCGAAATATTCAAATACCTCCACGAAAAAACATACCTTTGA
- a CDS encoding Ppx/GppA phosphatase family protein, producing MKLAAIDIGSNAARLLISEASPKANGEMDFTKVNLVRVPLRLGIDVFSGGTISEKRADSLVNTIKAYKLLLDVYEVKYLKTAATSAMRDASNGPQILERVRQETGMDIRLITGQEEASYIYENHIAENLDKTKSYLYIDVGGGSTELTFFSGNRLIFKESFNIGTIRLLQNQVTDAHWQQMKDFVRQQIRTSGSVIAIGSGGNINKIFSLSKRKEGKPLSLDLLKDYYKEFGNFTVEERIHLYNLREDRADVIVPALQIYVNVMRWADIEEIFVPKIGLADGLVRSLYNEITRV from the coding sequence ATGAAGCTGGCAGCAATCGACATAGGCTCAAACGCCGCACGTTTGTTGATATCGGAGGCCTCTCCGAAGGCAAACGGCGAGATGGATTTTACCAAGGTGAACCTGGTGCGGGTACCGCTGCGTTTAGGGATAGACGTATTTTCAGGCGGCACGATCTCCGAAAAGCGGGCAGACAGCCTCGTCAATACCATCAAGGCATACAAGCTGCTGCTCGACGTATACGAGGTGAAATACCTCAAAACCGCGGCCACCTCGGCCATGCGCGATGCCTCCAACGGCCCGCAGATACTGGAGCGCGTGCGCCAGGAAACGGGCATGGACATACGGCTGATCACCGGCCAGGAAGAAGCGTCCTATATTTACGAGAACCACATCGCCGAGAACCTCGATAAAACCAAGAGTTACCTGTACATCGACGTAGGCGGCGGCAGCACCGAGCTTACCTTCTTCAGCGGCAACCGCCTTATTTTCAAGGAATCTTTCAACATCGGCACCATCCGCCTGCTCCAGAACCAGGTGACGGACGCCCACTGGCAGCAGATGAAAGACTTCGTCCGCCAGCAAATCCGTACGTCCGGCAGCGTGATCGCCATCGGGTCCGGCGGCAACATCAACAAAATATTCTCCCTGTCCAAGCGCAAGGAAGGCAAGCCCCTCTCCCTCGACCTGCTGAAGGATTATTACAAGGAATTCGGCAACTTCACCGTGGAAGAAAGGATCCACCTCTATAACCTGCGGGAAGACCGTGCGGACGTGATTGTGCCCGCCCTCCAGATTTATGTGAACGTGATGCGCTGGGCAGACATCGAGGAAATCTTCGTGCCCAAGATCGGCCTGGCCGACGGCCTCGTGCGCTCCCTGTATAACGAGATCACCCGCGTCTAG
- the panB gene encoding 3-methyl-2-oxobutanoate hydroxymethyltransferase, protein MSAVNKEIKRITTHILQKMKADGEKISMLTAYDFSMARILDDAGIDILLVGDSASNVMAGHETTLPITLDQMIYHASSVVRAIRRAFVVVDLPFGSYQGNSKEALISTIRIMKETGAHGVKIEGGEEIIESVKRIISAGVPVMGHLGLTPQSIYKFGTYAVRATEDAEAQKLLKDALLLQEAGAFAIVLEKIPALLAKQVAEQLTIPVIGIGAGKYVDGQVLVMHDMLGINKEFKPRFLRRYLNLYDDIFNATQQYISDIKTKSFPNDQEQY, encoded by the coding sequence ATGTCAGCTGTAAACAAAGAGATCAAGCGCATCACCACCCACATCCTGCAGAAGATGAAAGCAGATGGCGAGAAGATTTCCATGCTCACCGCCTACGACTTTTCCATGGCCAGGATACTGGACGATGCCGGCATAGATATATTGCTGGTGGGCGATTCCGCCTCCAACGTGATGGCCGGGCACGAAACTACCCTGCCCATCACGCTCGACCAGATGATCTACCACGCCTCTTCCGTGGTGCGGGCCATCCGCCGCGCCTTTGTGGTGGTAGACCTGCCTTTCGGCTCCTACCAGGGCAACTCCAAGGAAGCGCTCATTTCCACCATCCGCATCATGAAGGAAACCGGCGCCCACGGCGTAAAGATCGAAGGCGGCGAAGAAATCATCGAATCGGTGAAAAGGATCATCAGTGCGGGCGTGCCCGTCATGGGCCACCTGGGCCTCACCCCCCAGAGCATCTACAAATTCGGCACCTACGCCGTACGCGCCACGGAAGACGCCGAAGCGCAGAAGCTACTCAAAGACGCCCTCCTGCTGCAGGAAGCCGGCGCCTTCGCCATCGTGCTTGAAAAAATCCCCGCCCTGCTGGCCAAACAGGTGGCGGAACAACTCACCATCCCCGTGATCGGCATCGGGGCGGGCAAGTATGTAGACGGGCAGGTGCTCGTGATGCACGACATGCTCGGCATCAACAAAGAGTTCAAGCCCCGCTTCCTCCGCCGCTACCTCAACCTCTACGACGATATCTTCAATGCTACCCAGCAGTACATCAGCGATATCAAAACCAAAAGTTTTCCCAACGACCAGGAACAATATTAA